The following are from one region of the Falco biarmicus isolate bFalBia1 chromosome 1, bFalBia1.pri, whole genome shotgun sequence genome:
- the COQ2 gene encoding 4-hydroxybenzoate polyprenyltransferase, mitochondrial — translation MLSYRKWRLESHETCAGFARLFSRRWRWGAPAVRAAGRPRPVTRLPVTRLPRPGPRPAAYGERPPPRLARSFGSRERGGGPHTPAGRGAAAPAPGTGRGDPRPRGPGSGGGRCACAAPRDTAPPEARPRGGKMAALLARLCRGAPRLRAARLPLAAAAAPPLRRPSAPPGPPRPLSFSAAELVRAAPGPLRPYLRLMRLHQPTGTWLLYLPCTWSIALAAGPGCLPDWHMLALFGVGAVLMRGAGCTINDMWDRDYDKKVARTASRPLAAGEISIFQSFIFLGGQLSLALCVLLCLNYYSIILGAASLSLVITYPLMKRITYWPQLVLGLTFNWGALLGWSAIKGSCEWSVCLPLYLAGVMWTLLYDTIYAHQDKRDDIIIGVKSTALQFKEDTKQWLSGFSLAMLLSLCMAGMNCNQTFPYYSAVAAIGAHLVHQIYSLDIDKPEDCWKKFASNRTVGILLFIGIVLGNLWKQKDIKNVEESLEDR, via the exons ATGCTGAGCTACCGTAAGTGGAGACTAGAGAGTCACGAAACCTGTGCGGGTTTTGCCCGGCTGTTCAGCCGCCGGTGGCGCTGGGGCGCGCCGGCAGTGCGCGCTGCCGGACGCCCACGGCCGGTGACGCGGCTGCCGGTGACACGGCTGCCGCGCCCAGGGCCGCGCCCTGCGGCCTACGGGGagcggccgccgccccgcctCGCCCGCAGTTTCGGCTCCCGGGAGCGAGGCGGCGGCCCGCACACGCCAGCCgggcgaggggcggcggcgcccgccccagggacagggaggggggacccccggccccgcggccccggcagCGGGGGGGGACGCTGCGCATGCGCGGCGCCACGTGACACCGCCCCGCCGGAAGCGCGGCCGCGCGGCGGCAAGATGGCGGCGCTGCTGGCGCGGCTCTGCCGGGGCGCCCCCCGCCTCCGCGCCGCCCGCCTgcccctcgccgccgccgccgccccgccgctgcgCCGCCCCTCCGCGCCGCCGGGGCCCCCGCGGCCGCTCAGCTTTTCGGCGGCCGAGCTGGTgcgcgccgcgccgggcccgcTGCGGCCCTACTTGCGCCTCATGCGGCTGCACCAGCCCACCG GGACGTGGCTGCTGTACCTGCCGTGCACCTGGAGCATCGCCTtggcggccgggccgggctgccTGCCGGACTGGCACATGCTGGCCCTGTTCGGTGTCGGGGCGGTGCTGATGCGCGGAGCCGGTTGCACCATCAATGACATGTGGGATCGCGACTATGACAAAAAG gTTGCGAGGACTGCAAGTAGGCCCCTGGCAGCTGGAGAAATCTCCATTTTTCagtccttcatttttcttgggGGACAGCTTAGCTTGGCGCTTTGTGTGCTCCTGTGTCTGAACTACTATAG taTCATTCTGGGAGCAGCCTCTTTGTCTCTTGTGATCACCTACCCTCTGATGAAGAGAATAACATACTGGCCGCAGTTAGTTTTGG GGCTTACATTTAATTGGGGAGCCCTTCTTGGCTGGTCTGCCATCAAAGGGTCATGTGAGTGGTCTGTGTGTTTGCCCTTGTACTTAGCTGGAGTAATGTGGACGCTGCTATACGATACCATTTATGCACACCAG GATAAGAGGGATGATATCATTATTGGTGTGAAGTCAACAGCCTTGCAGTTCAAGGAGGATACGAAGCAGTGGCTCAGTGGCTTCAGCCTTGCAATGCTCCTGAGTTTGTGCATGGCAGGAATGAATTGTAACCAGACATTCCCGTATTACTCAGCTGTGGCTGCCATAGGTGCTCACCTAGTGCACCAG ATTTACAGTTTGGACATAGACAAACCTGAAGACTGTTGGAAGAAATTTGCTTCAAATCGTACTGTAGGCATTCTGCTCTTCATAGGGATTGTGCTTGGAAATCTGTGGAAacaaaaagacataaaaaatgtAGAAGAGTCTTTAGAAGACAGGTAG